One Sphingomicrobium sp. XHP0239 DNA segment encodes these proteins:
- a CDS encoding SufS family cysteine desulfurase: MNAPAALNALDVRDQFPGVGDWHYLDSAATAQKPQAVIDAIANAYGADYATVHRGVYDRSANMTRAYEAARNAVAQFVGGKAEELVFTRGATEAINLVAATWGAETIGEGDAILLSRLEHHSNIVPWQMLAERVGADIRVADLTDDGRIDLDDLRSKLDDRVKLVALSHLSNVTGAILDARVVADMAHDVGAKMLLDGCQAAPRLAIDVDALGCDFYAFSGHKLYGPTGIGALWTRADILDAMPPYQGGGSMIDRVSFEDGTTYGPAPTRFEAGTPHIVGAVGLHAACDWVEETGLDALHAHEAGLVAFVREELGAMNDVTLFGPTDGAGIVSFNVEGVHPHDVATILDDAGVAVRAGHHCCQPLMDWWNVPATVRASFAAHNDMNDVAALLEGLEKVKRIFG, from the coding sequence GTGAACGCGCCCGCCGCCCTCAACGCACTCGACGTGCGCGACCAGTTCCCGGGGGTCGGCGACTGGCATTACCTCGACAGTGCCGCCACGGCGCAGAAGCCGCAGGCGGTGATCGACGCGATCGCTAACGCCTATGGCGCGGATTATGCGACGGTGCACCGCGGGGTGTACGACCGCAGCGCCAACATGACGCGCGCCTACGAGGCCGCGCGCAACGCGGTCGCGCAGTTCGTCGGCGGAAAGGCGGAGGAGCTGGTCTTCACGCGCGGGGCGACCGAGGCGATCAACCTCGTCGCGGCGACGTGGGGGGCCGAAACCATCGGCGAGGGCGACGCGATCCTGCTGTCGCGGCTCGAGCATCACAGCAACATCGTCCCGTGGCAGATGCTGGCGGAGAGGGTCGGTGCGGACATTCGCGTCGCCGATCTGACCGACGACGGTCGGATCGATCTCGACGACCTGCGGTCCAAGCTGGACGACCGGGTCAAGCTGGTCGCGCTGTCGCATCTGTCGAACGTGACGGGAGCGATCCTCGACGCACGTGTCGTCGCCGACATGGCGCACGACGTCGGTGCCAAGATGCTGCTCGACGGTTGTCAGGCCGCACCGCGTCTCGCGATCGATGTCGACGCGCTGGGATGCGATTTCTATGCCTTCTCGGGCCACAAGCTCTACGGTCCCACGGGGATCGGCGCGTTGTGGACGCGGGCCGACATCCTCGATGCCATGCCGCCGTATCAGGGCGGCGGGTCGATGATCGACCGCGTGAGCTTCGAGGACGGCACCACCTACGGCCCTGCCCCGACGCGGTTCGAAGCGGGAACGCCGCATATCGTCGGCGCGGTCGGGCTGCATGCCGCCTGCGACTGGGTAGAGGAAACCGGGCTCGACGCCCTTCACGCGCACGAAGCGGGACTGGTGGCGTTCGTCCGCGAGGAACTGGGGGCGATGAACGATGTCACGCTTTTCGGACCCACCGACGGCGCGGGGATCGTCAGCTTCAACGTCGAGGGGGTTCATCCGCACGACGTCGCCACCATATTGGACGATGCGGGCGTCGCCGTCCGCGCTGGCCATCATTGCTGCCAGCCGCTGATGGACTGGTGGAATGTCCCCGCCACCGTCCGCGCCAGTTTCGCCGCGCACAACGACATGAACGACGTCGCTGCGCTGCTCGAGGGACTAGAGAAAGTGAAACGGATTTTCGGATGA
- a CDS encoding DUF59 domain-containing protein codes for MTEERKIEIEEVDAAPTPPRARVGEVLDEETASQKLERKRDYLEGFLAGDDKPAEEPSEDVKGAIVEMLQSIYDPEIPVDIYNLGLIYDVSVTDEGDATVLMTLTTPHCPVAESMPGEVEVRTLSVPGVRDAEVKLVWDPPWDPSKMSDEARLELGML; via the coding sequence ATGACCGAAGAACGCAAGATCGAGATCGAGGAAGTAGACGCGGCACCAACCCCGCCACGTGCCCGCGTGGGCGAGGTGCTCGACGAAGAGACGGCCTCGCAGAAGCTCGAGCGCAAGCGCGATTATCTTGAAGGGTTTCTGGCCGGCGACGACAAGCCCGCCGAGGAGCCGTCGGAGGACGTGAAGGGCGCGATCGTCGAGATGCTGCAGTCGATCTACGACCCCGAGATTCCGGTCGATATCTACAATTTGGGCCTGATCTACGACGTCAGTGTGACCGACGAGGGCGATGCCACCGTGTTGATGACGCTGACCACGCCGCACTGCCCCGTGGCCGAAAGCATGCCGGGCGAGGTGGAGGTCCGCACGCTGTCGGTGCCGGGCGTGCGCGACGCCGAGGTCAAACTGGTCTGGGACCCGCCGTGGGATCCCAGCAAGATGAGCGATGAGGCCCGCCTCGAACTGGGAATGCTATGA
- a CDS encoding HesB/IscA family protein codes for MMTETKTREKPAAITLTPAAERRIADLMARAPEDAIGVKLSTPRRGCSGLAYSVDYVTEEAGFDEKIETPGGTFYVDGASVLYLIGSVMDWKEDDFAAGFTFENPNATGACGCGESFTV; via the coding sequence ATGATGACCGAGACCAAGACCCGCGAAAAACCCGCCGCGATCACGCTGACGCCTGCGGCCGAACGGCGCATCGCCGACCTGATGGCCAGGGCGCCCGAGGATGCCATCGGAGTGAAGCTGTCGACGCCGCGCCGTGGCTGTTCGGGGCTGGCCTATTCGGTGGATTACGTCACCGAGGAAGCCGGATTCGACGAGAAGATCGAGACCCCCGGCGGCACCTTCTACGTCGACGGGGCGAGCGTCCTCTATCTGATCGGAAGCGTGATGGACTGGAAGGAAGACGATTTCGCCGCTGGCTTCACGTTCGAGAACCCCAATGCCACCGGCGCGTGCGGCTGCGGCGAGAGTTTCACGGTCTGA
- a CDS encoding S8 family peptidase, producing MWHRGVSVGALALLLAACGGGPGTIARPAPPPAPPIGGTPTPTPTPAPTPTPTPTPVTQRVDYDTAEYRNSGGAAGVDAIRAYQAGATGAGIAIGIVDTGINPTLSAFAGRISSASGDVAGNRGISDEGGHGTAVAAVAAAARDDRDTLGVAFDATVVAVRADDVGTCATDEGCLFSDREIARGIDRATQAGVRVINLSLGGEGAGRSVIDAVRRAAAAGIVTIVSAGNEGAALPSGFASTLAAAAPGLVIIAGATNRSGTIAGFSNRAGDARDVYLAAPGSGLLAPDHTGRVFSWSGTSFSAPVISGAAALLADAFPNLTGAQIVAILLDSADDIEAAGIDAISGRGRLNLGRAFAPSGATVLAGSDVAISLTSNGTLPVAAGDAGGGAGTTALFTDSYERAYELDLSRTLDMQGHAGPMQRRFATAGSDVRATGIGAGPLRLAMTVGRDGPRDTALLAPLDTNHARDARLLAARIVAKVDDRTALALGFSEGAQAMRDQLSATAGEDFLAARDTDLGFTALRDTSIAVRRDLGGVGLTLSAERGAVVEPSRAPGEERAGYSLLAAGLDGSLGDWGRGALTLGRLDEDETLLGGHLSSALGGGTGATTVSLDARWRSELGAGWSVGLDARRGWTTFEGGSFTTSAYAADIALRGLFETSDRLALRVSQPLRIGDGGLALNMATAWDPLTGRATFGTRHFALSPSGRERIAELAYGGTLGPGRVDANLYTRFQPGHIKGVDNDTGVRVGYRLGF from the coding sequence ATGTGGCATCGGGGAGTTTCGGTCGGCGCGCTGGCGTTGCTTCTGGCAGCATGCGGGGGCGGGCCCGGCACCATCGCGCGTCCCGCGCCGCCGCCCGCGCCGCCGATCGGCGGAACGCCTACGCCCACCCCGACACCGGCCCCGACCCCCACACCCACTCCGACCCCCGTGACCCAGCGGGTCGACTACGACACCGCTGAATATCGCAATTCGGGCGGCGCGGCGGGCGTCGACGCGATCCGCGCCTATCAGGCGGGCGCGACCGGTGCCGGGATCGCGATCGGGATCGTCGACACGGGTATCAATCCGACGCTTTCGGCCTTCGCGGGCCGTATTTCTTCTGCCAGCGGCGACGTCGCCGGCAACCGCGGTATCAGCGACGAGGGCGGACACGGGACCGCGGTCGCGGCAGTGGCCGCGGCGGCGCGCGACGATCGCGACACCTTGGGCGTGGCCTTCGACGCGACCGTCGTCGCGGTGCGCGCGGACGATGTCGGCACCTGCGCGACCGACGAAGGCTGCCTGTTCTCCGACCGCGAGATCGCGCGCGGGATCGACCGCGCGACCCAGGCCGGCGTTCGGGTCATCAACCTGTCGCTCGGCGGGGAAGGGGCCGGACGCAGCGTGATCGACGCGGTCCGCCGCGCCGCCGCGGCGGGCATCGTCACGATCGTTTCGGCGGGCAACGAAGGCGCGGCACTTCCGAGCGGCTTCGCTTCCACGCTCGCCGCCGCCGCACCCGGCCTCGTCATCATCGCGGGCGCGACCAACCGCAGCGGCACGATCGCCGGTTTCTCGAACCGCGCGGGCGATGCGCGCGACGTCTATCTCGCCGCGCCAGGCTCGGGCCTGCTCGCACCCGATCATACGGGCCGGGTCTTTTCCTGGTCGGGCACCAGTTTCTCCGCTCCCGTCATTTCCGGCGCGGCGGCGCTGCTCGCCGATGCCTTCCCCAACCTGACGGGCGCGCAGATCGTCGCCATCCTTCTGGACAGCGCGGACGACATCGAAGCGGCGGGCATCGACGCCATTTCGGGTCGTGGCCGCCTCAATCTCGGTCGCGCCTTCGCCCCAAGCGGCGCGACCGTTCTGGCGGGTAGCGACGTCGCCATCTCGCTGACCTCGAACGGAACGCTTCCGGTGGCGGCGGGCGATGCGGGCGGCGGCGCCGGCACGACCGCGCTGTTCACCGATTCCTACGAACGCGCCTACGAGCTCGATCTTTCGCGGACGCTGGACATGCAGGGACACGCCGGCCCGATGCAGCGCCGTTTCGCGACAGCGGGCAGCGACGTTCGAGCCACTGGAATAGGCGCCGGACCTCTCCGGCTGGCGATGACGGTGGGCCGCGATGGTCCGCGAGATACTGCATTGCTTGCCCCCCTCGATACGAACCATGCCCGCGACGCACGCCTGCTGGCCGCACGCATCGTGGCAAAGGTCGACGACCGGACGGCGCTGGCACTGGGGTTTTCCGAAGGGGCGCAGGCCATGCGCGACCAGCTCTCGGCAACGGCGGGCGAAGACTTCCTTGCTGCGCGCGATACCGATCTCGGCTTCACGGCGCTGCGCGACACCAGCATCGCCGTTCGCCGCGATCTCGGCGGGGTCGGCCTTACCTTGTCCGCAGAACGGGGTGCAGTGGTCGAACCCTCCCGTGCTCCGGGCGAAGAGCGCGCGGGCTATTCGCTTCTCGCCGCCGGTCTCGACGGGTCGCTCGGTGACTGGGGCAGGGGCGCGCTGACCCTCGGCCGACTTGACGAGGACGAGACATTGCTCGGAGGCCATCTGTCATCGGCGCTCGGTGGCGGTACCGGGGCGACGACCGTGTCCCTCGACGCGCGCTGGCGCAGCGAGCTCGGCGCGGGGTGGTCGGTCGGGCTCGACGCGCGGCGCGGCTGGACGACGTTCGAGGGCGGGTCCTTCACGACCAGTGCCTATGCCGCCGACATCGCCCTCCGCGGCCTCTTCGAGACATCGGACCGGCTCGCCTTGCGGGTGTCGCAGCCGCTGCGCATCGGGGATGGCGGGCTGGCGCTCAACATGGCGACCGCATGGGATCCGCTGACCGGTCGCGCGACCTTCGGCACGCGGCATTTCGCGCTCTCGCCCTCGGGCCGCGAACGGATCGCGGAGCTTGCCTATGGCGGCACGCTGGGCCCGGGGCGCGTGGACGCGAACCTCTACACCCGCTTCCAGCCCGGCCATATCAAGGGCGTGGACAACGATACGGGCGTGCGCGTCGGCTATCGCCTCGGCTTCTAG
- a CDS encoding pyrimidine 5'-nucleotidase has protein sequence MDPAFASVRNWIFDLDNTLYPASSGLFAHVDRRMTGYIERLLDVGRAEARRVQKDYFHRHGTTLAGLIADHGVDPHHFLEDVHDIPLDALTPDPRIADGIARLPGRAFVYTNGDAPYAGRVLERLGLGSHFVHVHDIHACDYRPKPERHGYDCLVEQFDLDPAATLMVEDMSKNLKPAKELGFTTVWVDNGSEQAVDAPETAHVDHRITDVGEWLDTLFEEQA, from the coding sequence ATCGACCCCGCCTTCGCCTCCGTCCGCAACTGGATCTTCGACCTCGACAATACGCTCTACCCCGCGTCGTCGGGACTGTTCGCGCATGTCGATCGGCGGATGACCGGCTATATCGAACGGCTGCTCGACGTCGGGCGGGCCGAGGCGCGGCGGGTACAGAAGGACTATTTCCATCGCCACGGCACCACGCTCGCGGGACTGATCGCCGATCACGGCGTGGATCCGCATCATTTCCTCGAGGACGTCCACGACATTCCGCTGGACGCGTTGACCCCCGATCCGCGCATCGCGGACGGGATCGCGCGGCTGCCGGGGCGCGCGTTCGTCTATACCAACGGGGATGCGCCCTATGCGGGCCGCGTGCTCGAACGGCTGGGGCTCGGCAGCCACTTCGTGCACGTCCACGACATCCATGCGTGCGATTATCGCCCCAAGCCCGAACGGCACGGCTACGATTGCCTGGTCGAACAGTTCGACCTCGACCCCGCGGCGACGCTGATGGTCGAGGACATGTCGAAGAATCTGAAGCCCGCGAAGGAACTGGGCTTCACCACCGTCTGGGTCGACAACGGCTCCGAACAGGCGGTAGACGCGCCCGAAACGGCGCATGTCGATCACCGGATCACCGATGTCGGCGAATGGCTGGACACCCTGTTCGAGGAGCAAGCATGA
- the dapD gene encoding 2,3,4,5-tetrahydropyridine-2,6-dicarboxylate N-succinyltransferase produces MSDLETIIDTGWDRRDSISADDNETAEAVREAIHLLDSGEERVAEPTGEGGWKVNQWLKKAVLLSFRLNPMTAIPGGPGGAPWWDKVDSKFLGWGEDQFKSAGFRAVPGAIVRRGAHVAKGAVLMPSFVNIGAHVGEGAMIDTWATVGSCAQIGRNVHLSGGAGIGGVLEPLQAEPVIIEDDCFIGARSEVAEGVIVEKGAVLSMGVFISASTKIVDRHSGKVHMGRVPAYSVVVPGTLPGREGQPNLACAVIVKTVDERTRSKTSINDLLRD; encoded by the coding sequence ATGAGCGATCTGGAGACCATCATCGATACCGGCTGGGACCGGCGCGACAGCATCTCGGCGGACGACAACGAAACGGCCGAGGCGGTGCGCGAGGCGATCCACCTGCTCGACAGCGGGGAAGAGCGCGTGGCCGAGCCGACGGGCGAGGGTGGCTGGAAGGTCAACCAGTGGCTCAAGAAAGCGGTGCTGCTGTCCTTCCGCCTCAATCCGATGACGGCGATCCCCGGCGGTCCCGGCGGCGCGCCGTGGTGGGACAAGGTCGACAGCAAGTTCCTCGGCTGGGGCGAGGATCAGTTCAAGAGCGCCGGTTTCCGCGCGGTGCCGGGCGCGATCGTGCGTCGGGGTGCCCATGTCGCGAAGGGCGCGGTGCTGATGCCCAGTTTCGTCAACATTGGCGCCCATGTCGGCGAGGGCGCGATGATCGACACCTGGGCGACGGTCGGCAGCTGCGCACAGATCGGTCGGAACGTCCATCTGTCGGGGGGCGCGGGGATCGGCGGCGTCCTCGAGCCGCTGCAGGCCGAACCGGTCATCATCGAGGACGATTGCTTCATCGGCGCGCGCAGCGAGGTTGCCGAGGGCGTGATCGTGGAGAAAGGCGCCGTGCTGTCGATGGGGGTCTTCATCAGCGCCTCGACCAAGATCGTCGACCGCCACTCGGGCAAGGTGCACATGGGGCGCGTGCCGGCCTATTCGGTCGTTGTGCCGGGAACGCTTCCGGGGCGCGAGGGGCAGCCGAACCTTGCGTGCGCGGTCATCGTGAAGACGGTCGACGAGCGTACGCGGTCGAAGACGAGCATCAACGACCTGCTGCGCGACTAG
- a CDS encoding TlpA family protein disulfide reductase, which yields MIPKSVTIIAALLLAACDNSAQAPAADTPVVAEAGGIDRSHAGATLPDITMTSDDGEVVRLADYADGEPLLVNLWASWCAPCVKELPTLVELSTMESAGIPRVLTLSQDMGPATSVRAFLDDQGLEAVEGWQDAEMAMTDALSVRIMPTTVLYDAQGSEVWRYVGDRDWSDAEAVALVGEAF from the coding sequence ATGATACCGAAAAGCGTCACGATCATCGCCGCGCTGCTGCTCGCCGCCTGCGACAACAGTGCCCAGGCCCCGGCCGCCGATACTCCCGTCGTCGCCGAAGCCGGCGGCATCGACCGCAGTCACGCGGGCGCGACCCTCCCCGACATCACGATGACATCGGACGATGGCGAGGTCGTTCGGCTGGCCGACTATGCCGACGGCGAACCGCTGCTCGTCAACCTCTGGGCCAGCTGGTGCGCGCCGTGCGTCAAGGAACTGCCCACCCTCGTCGAACTGTCGACGATGGAATCGGCGGGCATCCCGCGCGTCCTGACCTTGAGCCAGGACATGGGACCGGCCACCTCGGTCCGCGCCTTTCTCGACGATCAGGGGCTGGAGGCCGTCGAGGGCTGGCAGGACGCCGAAATGGCGATGACCGACGCGCTCTCGGTCCGGATCATGCCCACCACCGTCCTCTACGACGCGCAGGGCAGCGAGGTGTGGCGCTACGTCGGCGACCGCGACTGGTCCGACGCCGAAGCCGTCGCGCTGGTCGGCGAAGCCTTCTGA
- a CDS encoding UTP--glucose-1-phosphate uridylyltransferase, giving the protein MKPVRTAIFPVAGLGTRLLPATKTMPKEMLTIVDRPLIQYAVDEAREAGIDRLVFVTGRGKSSLVDYFDMAYELERTLDDKGKDKGMLDSSRAGFGELVTVRQQEPLGLGHAIWCARHITKDEPFAVLLPDDLMVGQPGALRQMMDAYDELGGNIVCAQDVPREKTSSYGIVDPGETRGKATEVKGMIEKPAPEDAPSTLGIVGRYILQPEVMDKLGAHEKGAGGEIQLTDAMAKLIGEQPFHALAVDAVRHDCGNKQGFALANLALGMADAEVAPVLKDWLASR; this is encoded by the coding sequence ATGAAGCCCGTCCGCACTGCCATCTTCCCCGTTGCCGGATTGGGCACGCGATTGTTGCCCGCGACCAAGACGATGCCCAAGGAAATGCTGACGATCGTCGATCGGCCGCTCATCCAATATGCCGTCGACGAAGCGCGCGAGGCGGGGATCGACCGGCTGGTGTTCGTCACCGGACGCGGCAAGTCGAGCCTCGTCGACTATTTCGACATGGCCTACGAGCTGGAACGCACGCTCGACGACAAGGGCAAGGACAAGGGCATGCTCGACAGCAGCCGCGCGGGATTCGGCGAACTGGTGACAGTGCGCCAGCAGGAACCGCTTGGCCTCGGCCACGCGATCTGGTGCGCACGGCACATCACCAAGGACGAACCGTTCGCGGTGCTGCTTCCCGACGATCTGATGGTGGGGCAGCCCGGCGCGCTGCGGCAGATGATGGACGCCTATGACGAACTGGGCGGCAACATCGTTTGTGCGCAGGATGTCCCCCGCGAAAAGACGTCGAGCTACGGCATCGTCGATCCGGGCGAGACTCGCGGAAAGGCGACCGAGGTGAAGGGCATGATCGAGAAGCCCGCGCCCGAGGATGCACCGTCGACGCTGGGCATCGTGGGTCGCTACATCCTGCAGCCCGAAGTGATGGACAAACTGGGCGCTCACGAAAAGGGCGCGGGCGGCGAGATCCAGCTGACCGATGCGATGGCCAAGCTGATCGGCGAACAGCCCTTCCACGCGCTCGCCGTCGACGCGGTCCGCCACGATTGCGGCAACAAGCAGGGATTCGCGCTGGCGAACCTCGCGCTCGGCATGGCGGACGCGGAAGTCGCGCCGGTGCTGAAGGACTGGTTGGCGAGCCGCTAG
- a CDS encoding HNH endonuclease yields the protein MVDHHPEVLRHPDSCPALVLNADYTPLSYYPLSLWPWQTAVKAMFLERVDVVDHYDRTVHSPSCDIKLPSVIALRQYVKPNEYPAFTRFNLFLRDKFACVYCGASKELTFDHVVPRRLGGITSWENVATACAPCNLKKGGRTPKQAQMPIHGGDPIRPTSWQLQEHGRAFPPNHLHDSWHDYLYWDVELEA from the coding sequence GTGGTCGATCATCATCCGGAAGTGTTGCGCCATCCCGACAGTTGTCCGGCGCTGGTATTGAATGCGGATTATACGCCTCTTTCCTATTATCCGCTGAGCCTGTGGCCGTGGCAGACAGCGGTCAAGGCGATGTTTCTCGAACGCGTCGACGTGGTCGATCATTACGACCGGACGGTGCATTCCCCCAGCTGCGACATCAAGCTGCCGAGCGTCATTGCGCTGCGCCAGTACGTCAAACCGAACGAATATCCCGCCTTCACCCGGTTCAACCTGTTCCTTCGCGACAAGTTCGCCTGCGTCTATTGCGGCGCGAGCAAGGAACTGACCTTCGATCATGTCGTCCCGCGGCGACTGGGCGGCATCACCAGCTGGGAAAACGTCGCCACCGCCTGCGCACCGTGCAACCTCAAGAAGGGCGGGCGCACGCCCAAGCAGGCGCAGATGCCGATCCACGGCGGCGATCCGATTCGCCCGACCAGTTGGCAATTGCAGGAACACGGCCGCGCTTTCCCGCCCAACCATCTCCACGACAGCTGGCACGACTATCTCTACTGGGACGTCGAGCTCGAGGCCTAG
- the gluQRS gene encoding tRNA glutamyl-Q(34) synthetase GluQRS: MIVTRFAPSPTGLLHLGHAYSLARGAAAAKAADGQLRLRIDDLDPGRSRPEFVEAIHEDLAWLGATFEGDVMTASQRGEAHRTALDKLRRAGLLYPCFCTRKDIEEAQAAPHGDPGAHYPGTCRDLPDDPERREAEPHSWRLDAEKALERIGTLPAWDDVALGLQFADYEAIGDAILARKDAPAAYHLACVLDDAAQGVTLVTRSADLAQSTPIQRVLQLLLGLPEPIYLHHQLVVDGEGKRLAKRDRAPTLAAMRAEGVDGAALFADLMAKRLPLGFRLTDPT, translated from the coding sequence GTGATCGTCACGCGGTTCGCGCCGTCGCCGACGGGACTGCTGCACCTCGGCCACGCCTATAGTCTCGCGCGGGGCGCGGCGGCGGCGAAGGCGGCGGACGGGCAATTGCGGCTGCGGATCGACGATCTCGACCCCGGCCGGTCGCGCCCCGAGTTCGTCGAGGCGATCCACGAAGACCTCGCATGGCTGGGCGCAACGTTCGAGGGCGACGTCATGACGGCATCGCAGCGGGGCGAAGCACATCGGACGGCGCTCGACAAGCTGCGGCGAGCCGGGCTGCTCTATCCCTGTTTCTGCACGCGCAAGGACATCGAGGAAGCGCAAGCGGCGCCGCACGGCGATCCTGGGGCGCACTATCCCGGTACCTGCCGAGATCTCCCCGACGATCCCGAACGCCGCGAGGCCGAGCCGCACAGCTGGCGGCTCGATGCGGAGAAGGCGCTCGAGCGGATCGGCACGCTGCCGGCATGGGACGACGTCGCGCTGGGTCTGCAGTTCGCCGACTATGAAGCGATCGGCGACGCGATACTGGCCCGCAAGGACGCGCCCGCCGCCTATCACCTCGCCTGTGTGCTCGACGATGCGGCGCAGGGCGTGACGCTCGTGACGCGCAGCGCCGATCTCGCGCAATCGACGCCGATCCAGCGGGTCCTGCAGTTGCTGCTGGGGCTGCCCGAACCCATCTATCTGCATCACCAGCTGGTCGTCGACGGGGAGGGAAAGCGGCTCGCCAAGCGCGACCGGGCACCCACGCTGGCGGCGATGCGCGCGGAGGGGGTCGACGGCGCCGCCTTGTTCGCGGACCTCATGGCCAAAAGACTGCCCTTGGGATTTCGTCTGACCGATCCTACATAG
- a CDS encoding HIG1 domain-containing protein yields the protein MTTILILLLVGLMAATAYVLVRGVMAMASGKDMNGAKQQNYMQKRVLYQGFAIIVIAIILAVSR from the coding sequence ATGACGACGATCCTTATCCTTCTTCTTGTCGGGCTGATGGCCGCGACCGCCTATGTTCTCGTTCGCGGGGTCATGGCGATGGCATCCGGCAAGGACATGAACGGCGCCAAGCAGCAGAACTACATGCAGAAGCGCGTGCTGTATCAGGGGTTCGCGATCATCGTGATCGCCATCATTCTCGCGGTCTCGCGCTAG
- a CDS encoding cob(I)yrinic acid a,c-diamide adenosyltransferase, translating to MVKLNKIYTRTGDDGTSGLVDGSRVAKDGLRMQAIGDVDEANSVLGVAISAMTKGGEGDPAALRRIQNELFDLGADLATPDGIDGALRIEAAQVERLETEIDTMKADLPTLDSFVLPGGSPATAQLYLARAVVRRAERKAVALAAEETVNDQALAYLNRLSDHLFVAARSVAVRGSGEIKWKPGSTR from the coding sequence ATGGTCAAACTCAACAAGATCTACACCCGCACCGGCGACGACGGCACCTCGGGGCTGGTCGACGGCAGCCGGGTCGCCAAGGACGGGCTGCGGATGCAGGCGATCGGCGATGTCGATGAAGCCAACAGCGTGCTGGGCGTCGCGATCAGCGCGATGACGAAGGGCGGTGAAGGCGATCCCGCCGCGCTCCGCCGGATCCAGAACGAACTGTTCGACCTTGGCGCCGACCTCGCCACCCCCGACGGCATCGACGGCGCCTTGCGGATCGAAGCCGCCCAGGTGGAACGGCTGGAAACCGAAATCGACACGATGAAAGCCGACCTGCCCACGCTCGACAGCTTCGTGCTGCCGGGCGGATCGCCCGCCACCGCACAGCTCTATCTCGCGCGCGCGGTCGTTCGCCGCGCCGAGCGCAAGGCCGTGGCCCTCGCCGCCGAGGAGACCGTGAACGATCAGGCGCTGGCCTATCTGAACCGCCTTTCGGACCATCTTTTCGTTGCCGCGCGTTCGGTAGCGGTGCGGGGGTCGGGCGAGATCAAGTGGAAGCCCGGCAGTACCCGCTAA